Proteins from one Listeria weihenstephanensis genomic window:
- a CDS encoding PadR family transcriptional regulator translates to MEVNVQFKKGVLELCCLFLIHKKDQYGYELAQHVSQYVEVAEGAIYPVLRRLVKEGYCDTYLKESTEGPSRKYYQLTVKGEMYMTELMFEWKDFVANVNRLFVEGGEQIG, encoded by the coding sequence ATGGAAGTGAATGTTCAATTTAAAAAAGGTGTCCTTGAGTTATGCTGCCTTTTCCTTATTCATAAGAAGGATCAATATGGCTATGAGCTGGCGCAACATGTTTCACAATATGTGGAGGTTGCGGAGGGTGCGATTTATCCGGTATTGCGGCGTTTGGTGAAAGAGGGTTATTGCGACACGTATTTGAAGGAGTCGACAGAAGGCCCATCGCGGAAATATTATCAACTAACGGTTAAGGGTGAGATGTATATGACGGAATTAATGTTTGAATGGAAAGATTTTGTAGCGAATGTGAATCGATTATTTGTAGAAGGGGGAGAGCAAATTGGATAA
- a CDS encoding DUF1700 domain-containing protein: MDKTEFLNELALKLAGLDPEERKEILADYMEHFAAGETSGKSEQEIVFDLGTPDEIARDILAERGESLPEDSYYVPRPSQPKKRGAGFKVGVFLAMLIPNLVVYSLLLSFWGVVAGFIGSTVGFFLTPFGFILDAVLNQAFEWYKLFGTIGIVGLGFIFFVVTIWMTKAMIIATVGYTKFNIHLMKGESKHV, from the coding sequence TTGGATAAAACAGAATTTCTAAATGAGCTGGCGCTAAAATTGGCGGGACTGGATCCTGAGGAAAGAAAAGAGATATTAGCGGATTATATGGAGCATTTTGCAGCAGGTGAAACGAGTGGGAAATCGGAGCAGGAGATTGTGTTTGATCTTGGAACTCCAGATGAAATTGCGCGTGATATTTTGGCGGAGCGTGGTGAGTCATTACCAGAGGATTCGTATTATGTGCCTAGACCGAGTCAGCCTAAAAAACGTGGGGCAGGCTTCAAAGTCGGCGTATTTTTAGCAATGTTGATTCCGAATTTGGTCGTTTACTCCTTGCTTCTATCTTTTTGGGGTGTGGTCGCGGGTTTCATCGGATCGACTGTGGGCTTTTTCTTAACTCCGTTTGGCTTTATTTTAGACGCGGTGTTGAATCAAGCGTTTGAATGGTATAAATTATTTGGAACGATTGGTATTGTTGGACTGGGCTTCATTTTCTTCGTCGTTACAATTTGGATGACGAAAGCGATGATCATAGCTACAGTGGGTTATACGAAATTCAATATTCATTTGATGAAGGGAGAGAGCAAACATGTTTAA
- a CDS encoding DUF4097 family beta strand repeat-containing protein: MFKNKLKLLIIGAALLVVGGIGFGLTFDNNNVDRGEAYHREWQLADGDISVIKLMGDQDLRVNVAESTTGKNYVTMSGHLSQEVINRLDKSVKANQDSLTINVENEQEWFQFLEFQIYGEQTVTIHVAKGAKLGQLASDMSSSDLVVRDATAKSITLESGSGEIEATNLAADTTTVKNSSGDIDLKNVTSNLEVINGSGENSVQGMTGDTLRATSSSGDIEVNQITAKTTTLTNGSGSIDGEEVSGTVKVDNNSGDVELSGLDNATSVTSGSGEVDLSFHDVTKDVTVDADSGDVNIEIPGAFNGFLDLRSNSGDIKSPNIKTSGNQVIKVRTGSGNIKVEQ; encoded by the coding sequence ATGTTTAAAAATAAATTAAAATTGCTAATTATCGGCGCGGCTCTTCTAGTCGTTGGTGGTATTGGTTTTGGACTGACTTTTGATAATAATAATGTGGATCGTGGCGAGGCTTACCACCGGGAGTGGCAGCTGGCGGACGGTGACATTTCGGTGATTAAATTGATGGGTGATCAGGATTTGCGCGTGAATGTGGCGGAAAGTACGACTGGAAAAAATTACGTTACGATGAGCGGGCATTTGTCGCAAGAGGTGATTAATCGCTTGGATAAGAGCGTGAAGGCCAATCAGGATAGTTTGACTATTAACGTGGAAAATGAGCAGGAATGGTTCCAGTTTTTAGAGTTTCAAATTTATGGCGAGCAGACGGTGACGATTCACGTGGCAAAAGGCGCGAAATTGGGGCAGCTGGCGAGCGATATGAGTTCGAGTGACTTGGTCGTGCGTGATGCGACGGCGAAATCGATTACGCTTGAGAGTGGTTCTGGCGAAATTGAAGCGACGAATCTAGCGGCGGATACAACAACTGTTAAAAATAGTTCTGGTGATATCGATTTGAAAAATGTGACGTCGAATCTGGAAGTTATCAATGGTTCTGGTGAAAATTCTGTACAGGGAATGACTGGCGACACGCTTCGTGCAACCTCGAGTTCTGGTGATATCGAAGTGAACCAAATTACGGCGAAAACAACGACGCTGACAAATGGTTCGGGGAGTATTGACGGGGAAGAAGTGAGTGGCACGGTGAAAGTCGACAATAATTCTGGCGATGTGGAGTTGTCTGGATTGGATAATGCGACGAGTGTTACGAGTGGATCGGGTGAAGTTGATCTATCGTTTCATGATGTGACGAAAGACGTGACGGTAGACGCGGATTCAGGAGATGTAAATATCGAGATTCCAGGGGCGTTCAACGGTTTCTTAGACCTACGAAGCAATTCTGGCGATATTAAATCACCTAACATCAAAACAAGCGGAAACCAAGTCATTAAGGTACGTACAGGATCTGGAAATATTAAAGTAGAGCAGTAA
- a CDS encoding GNAT family N-acetyltransferase: MTVQIRKGTFEDIEAIQDIAVKSWHDTYEEIIPRAVQDRFLDMFYNLETLKTRVAATPFAVLEQDEDVIGFASFIELEKGKSELAAFYLLPGVKNKGYGTKLLDEGIKLFGLPLPLFVNVELENTNAIAFYKARGFVEWDKFEEDFYGHKLETVRLQLIQHVEEEV; encoded by the coding sequence ATGACAGTTCAAATTCGAAAAGGTACGTTTGAGGATATCGAAGCCATTCAAGATATCGCGGTAAAATCTTGGCATGATACGTATGAGGAAATTATTCCACGCGCGGTGCAGGATCGATTTTTAGACATGTTTTATAATTTGGAAACATTAAAAACGCGTGTTGCAGCAACGCCTTTTGCGGTGTTAGAGCAGGACGAAGATGTGATCGGTTTTGCTAGTTTTATCGAGCTCGAAAAAGGTAAAAGCGAACTGGCAGCTTTTTATTTGTTGCCAGGTGTGAAAAATAAAGGCTACGGTACGAAATTGTTGGATGAGGGCATCAAATTATTCGGCTTGCCATTACCGTTATTTGTGAATGTGGAATTAGAAAATACAAATGCGATTGCTTTTTATAAGGCGCGAGGGTTTGTTGAATGGGACAAGTTTGAGGAAGACTTTTATGGACATAAGCTAGAGACGGTTCGTTTGCAGTTGATTCAGCATGTCGAGGAAGAAGTTTAA
- a CDS encoding DUF4870 domain-containing protein: MSDQKILNALSYFSLFFAPFIVPIAIWIFSGTENTKHHAKVALFTHILPTIGGIITALSIGVVGFSTNSANATGFIGLGLIVAVGIMTVILAIFNIIRGIQALMAKEDNPLFNSID, translated from the coding sequence ATGAGCGATCAAAAAATATTAAACGCACTCAGCTATTTCAGTCTATTTTTTGCACCATTTATCGTACCTATCGCCATCTGGATTTTCAGTGGCACAGAGAATACGAAACATCACGCAAAAGTAGCTTTGTTCACACATATATTACCAACAATTGGAGGTATCATTACAGCACTCAGCATCGGAGTCGTTGGGTTTAGCACGAATAGCGCTAATGCTACAGGATTTATCGGCCTCGGTTTAATCGTCGCTGTTGGTATTATGACAGTGATTCTCGCAATATTCAACATCATTCGCGGTATCCAAGCCTTGATGGCAAAAGAAGATAATCCACTTTTTAACTCTATCGATTAA